From Sphingobacterium bambusae:
TATTAAAGCTGCGGGGATGAAAAACACCGACATGCTTCTTATTTCCGCGAATGCCGCCCGTAGTGAACGGACTGGTCATGGAATAGCTTATTGCTTTCTGTATAGGCGTGAATGAAGGATGTGCCGCATCCGGCCCGCCAAACGCATCCCACCGATCTCTCGCCAAGCCGTCCATCACCATTTGAAAATATGCAGGAGGAACGATAATATCCGAATCGAAGACGATAAAATAATCGCCTTTGGCACGTTCAAAGCCATAGTTACGGGCGAAGCCCTGTCCCTCATTTTCCTTTGAATAGTAGTAAACCTCCAAACGATCCTGATAGCGCTCCACGATTTCCCGAGCCGGCAGCGACGAGCCATCTTCCACAACGATCACTTCAAAATTCCTATACTCCTGCAGGGTCAAGGAATACAAAAGCTCATCAATCTCCTGCGGCCGGTTGTACAGCGGTATGATAACGGAAAAAAACATGCTAGATAACTTCCTCGATATGGTATTTGTTTCTGTCGGTAGAGTTTCGAGATACCAATTCGGCAATAAACCCCGTCAGGAACAGCTGCGTACCAATTAAGATTGCCACCAAAGAAAGATAAAACAAAGGTTGGTCAGTCACATTTCGGTATGCCGTGCCGTTAGCGATGCTCATCAGCTTATCAAAGATCAGGTATATCGTGATGAAAAAACCAATCAGAAAACTGATAACGCCTATCGCGCCAAAAAAGTGCATGGGCCGCTTTCCAAATTTGCCGACGAAAAAGATGGACAACAGATCCAGAAAACCTTTAACGAATCGTCCAGCACCAAATTTCGTCGAGCCATACTTCCTCGGATAGTGCTGCACAACCTGCTCTTGTATTTTGGTAAATCCGGCCCACTTGGCCAATACCGGTATATAGCGGTGCATTTCTCCATATACTTCAATACTCTTCACCACCTCTTTCCGATAGGCTTTCAGCCCGCAATTAAAGTCATGGAGATTGTGGATACCCGACATGCTACGCGTGGCCGCATTGAATAGCTTTGTAGGTATAGTCTTGGTTAAGGGATCATAGCGCTTCGCCTTCCAGCCCGATACCAAATCAGCTCCATTTTTTATGCGGCTATACAATTCTGGGATCTCGTCCGGGCTATCTTGCAAATCGGCGTCCATCGTAATCACCACGTCACCTTCTGCCGCGTTGAAGCCAACATTCAGCGCTGCAGACTTCCCGTAGTTACGGCGAAACTTGATGGCAACGATTTCCGGATGCTGGGTCTTCAGCCCTTGAATAACTTTCCACGAGGTATCACTACTTCCATCGTCCACCAAGATAATCTCGTAGCGGAACTGGTTTTCCAACATCACCCGACGAATCCATTCTGTCAATTCAGGCAGCGATTCTTCTTCGTTATATAACGGAATAACAACTGATATATCCATATTAAATAAAAAAGAGGGTACACCGC
This genomic window contains:
- a CDS encoding glycosyltransferase family 2 protein translates to MDISVVIPLYNEEESLPELTEWIRRVMLENQFRYEIILVDDGSSDTSWKVIQGLKTQHPEIVAIKFRRNYGKSAALNVGFNAAEGDVVITMDADLQDSPDEIPELYSRIKNGADLVSGWKAKRYDPLTKTIPTKLFNAATRSMSGIHNLHDFNCGLKAYRKEVVKSIEVYGEMHRYIPVLAKWAGFTKIQEQVVQHYPRKYGSTKFGAGRFVKGFLDLLSIFFVGKFGKRPMHFFGAIGVISFLIGFFITIYLIFDKLMSIANGTAYRNVTDQPLFYLSLVAILIGTQLFLTGFIAELVSRNSTDRNKYHIEEVI